DNA from Candidatus Cloacimonas acidaminovorans str. Evry:
TATCAGTTCCGAACCCTCTTTCTTCAGATCAAAAGCGCCATCGCTCAAATTCCACTGAGTAACCGTAAATCTCATTGAACCCACAATAATTCTGAATAATTGAGTTGGAGAAAGGTCACTTCGGATTTTGCCTTCCTGTTGTGCCTGAATGATATAATTTTCCATTACCTGCTTGTGTTTATGCATAATACACTGATACTGACCTTTAAAAGTAGGATCATTTTTAAATAGCTCTTCGGAAAACATCACTTTTGCCAGGTTGGGATGCTCACTGAAAAGGATATACCTATCCTCCACAAAATGCCTGATACTTTCAAGTGGAGAATAATCTTTTTCTCTTATTTCCTGTAAAACCTTATTTGAAAGTTCCTCAAAATAACCTAAAAGCGTTGTCACTAAATCCCTTTTACTTTTAAAATGTCTGTAAAGTGCTGCTTCTGTGACCCCTATTTTAGTTGCCAGATTCTTTGTAGTTAGCTTTTCATAACCTTGATTAGCAATTATAGCAATTCCAGCCATTATTATATCTTTTTGTCTTTCAGTTAGTTCCATCCTTATTTCCTTATGTAAGTAAGTATTCACTAACCAATATATTCAAGCCCGCATAAATGTCAAGGAAAAAGTAAGAAAGGTTGAGAAGTCAAGAGATAGAGAGGATACCTTATATTTGTGTAGCCGGAGGATGCGGTTCCTAAGCTGCAAAAAAATGCTGAGCTACAGCGAGTTCTGGCAACAAATTTTTCCAGTTTGTAACTTAAAGAAAAAAATAAATCGGCTTTGGTGTCCTTAGTAACCTCATTGTTCTTAGTGTAAATAAATCTGCGTGAGTTATTTTTTAATTGTTAATCCAAGCATATCACCTTAGTATATTATTAGAGGAATATAGTATGCGTCCGGATAAAAATAAACTAATAGAACTGCTTTCCACCGAAGGGGAAGAGAACCTTCAAACATTATATAATCAGGCATACAAGGTTAAAAAAAAGTATGTGGGCACTACCGTATACCTGCGTGGTTTAATTGAGCTTAGTAATATCTGTTCCAAGAATTGTTATTATTGTGGAATCCGTAGTGGCAATAAAGAACTTAAGCGTTATCAGATCAGTTATGAAGAGGCAATTGCAGAGGCAAAATTATGCCAACAAATGCATTATGGTTCAATTGTTATTCAGGCAGGGGAAAGAAACGATAAACCTTGGATTGATTTCATCACCAAGCTCATAATAGGGATCAAAGAACTTTCTGAAGGTAAATTAGGAATTACTTTATCCCTTGGAGAACAAAAGTTAGAGGTCTATCAGCAATGGTTTGAAGCAGGAGCACATCGTTATCTTTTACGCATTGAGACCTCCAATGAAGAGTTATACAAATCATTACATCCAGCTGCTCAAAGTTTTGAAAAACGTTTAAAATGCTTGCATTTAATAAAAGAATGCGGTTATCAAGTTGGCACAGGAGTTATGATTGGTTTACCAGGACAAACAATTGAGGATTTAGCCAATGATATACTCTTTTTCTATGATGAAGATATAGATATGTTAGGAATGGGACCCTATATCCCTCATCATAATACACCTTTAAAGCATTTGGTAGATAGTTTTAATCCTGCAGAGGCATTAAAAATGGGACTTAAAATGATTGCTGCGTGTCGCATAGCTCTAAAAGATATTAATATTGCTTCTACTACTGCTTTGCAAGCACTACATCCGGAAGGTAGAGAACTGGGGTTAAAAGCAGGTGCCAATGTTTTAATGCCTAATATAACTGATACAAAATACAGAAAGGGTTATCAACTTTACGAGGGGAAACCTGGCTTGAATGAAACTGCTATTCAATATCAAAAGGAATTGGAACAACGCATTTCTGCTCTTGGAGAAACAATTGGCTACGATGAATGGGGCGATTCAAAACATTTTTACAGCCGAGAAGTGCAGAGGACAATGAAGAATGAAAAATGAAGATAGCTCCGAAACCCAAAAGAAATCTCGGTGCTATCCGTGTTTTCGGTGTTCTCGGTATAAATAAATCTTTTCCTTGACGGATACACCTTATTCCAAGAATAAGCACAATACTATAAGAAAAGGAGTTTTATATGCTTCCCGGTGGAAAAAATATGCAGCAATTGATGAAACAAGCTCAAAAGATGCAGGCAGAAATAATGAAACAACAAGAAGAACTGGCTAATACAGTTTTTTCCGCTTCTTCAGGTGGAGGAATGGTAACTGTTGAAATGAATGGACAGTTTGAAGTTGTTTCCTTAAAAATAGACCCTCAAGTTGTTGATCCGGAAGATGTTGAAATGCTGGAAGACCTTATTACTGCAGCAGTTCAGGAAGTTCTAAACAAGGTGAATGAAGCATCCAGCAGTGTAATGAGTAAAGTTACAGGCGGAATTAATATTCCCGGTTTGGGCTAAATGCTTTTTTCCGAAAACTTAGAAAAACTAATTCAGAGCTTTAACCGTTTTCCTGGTATTGGACGCAAAACCGCTCAACGACTTGCCTGGTATCTGGTTGCGCAGGATAAAAACTTTGCTTTAAACCTGGCGGAAACAATAAAAACAACCGTTGAGAGTTTTAAAACCTGCAGTCAATGTAATATGCTTTCAGAAAGCGATCCCTGTCCTTTTTGCATTTCTCCAGACCGTTCCGACAGTTATCTTTGCGTGGTAGAAAACAGTTCCGACATCCAGATATTAGAAGGTATGAACGAATTTAAAGGCAGGTATTTTGTTTTAGGGCATTTGCTTTCCCCTTTAGATGGCTACGGACCTGAACAAATAAACACGGCTATGTTATTGGAGAGAATAGAAAATCTTCATCCGAGTGAAGTTATTTTAGCTCTAAAACCCTCTGCGGAAGGTGAAGCAACAATTCACTATCTTTGGGAATTGCTAAAAGATAAAGGAATCAGCATAACCCGCCTTTCAACCGGAATTCCTTTCGGAGGAGACCTGGAATACAGTAACTTAAATACTTTAGCCAATGCCTGGAAACGCAGATATACCGTTCAGTAATATGTTTACCGGAATTATTGAAGCAACGGAAAAAATAATTACTCTCCAGCCAATAAGCGGAAAAAAGCTGATAACAATTTCCCGACCCGCTATTTTTGATGACCTGAAAATTGGTTGCAGTATTGCTTGTGATGGAATTTGCCTTACAGTTGTTCAGTTTGATGACAAGGCATTTACAGTGGAAATAATGAACGAGACACTCCAAAAAAGCACAGCTAAAAACTGGACTTCGGGTAAAATCTTAAATCTGGAAAGAGCATTAAAACTGAATTCTCGTGTGGATGGACACTTTGTTCAGGGTCATATAGATAGAGAATTGCGCTTGATTTCACATCTGAAAAGAGAAGGAACCGATTATCTGCATTTGGAATTTCCCCGTCAGGAAAGCAATCTAATTGTTCCTCAAGGTGCAATTGCTCTGAATGGAGTTAGTTTAACCATAGCGGAAATTCGCAGTAATTATTTTAGTGTTGCCTTAATTGGTCATACTTTAACGCATACAAATCTGGGAACAATAAAAACTGGCGAAAAGGTAAATGTGGAGTATGATATCTTAGGCAAGTATGTTTTATCGCAGATACCGAAAGGTTAATCAAAAACAGATAAAATTGTTTTACCCCAAAGGGCTAAAGTTTATGAGATTTAATAAGACCTTTATCTGCCTCTTCTCTCTGCTGATTATACTATTTCTAATCAGCGGTTGTGGCAATAAACGCAGTCCTACAGGCGGTCCTCAAGATATTGATAAGCCAGTAGTTCTGGAAAGTTCTCCGGCAGAATTTGGTGATATTTCTTCAGGATATATTGAGATATCTTTTTCTAAGCCAATGGATAGGAATACATTAGCCAATTCTATTTACATCTATCCTCCCGTGCAGAATAAAAAAATTACCTTGGATGGAGCCAATCTTAAAATTCATATTAAGGAATTCTTAAAGCCCGATACCAATTACTTTATTACTTTAACCAAGCGTCTTAAGGATTTACGTGGCAACACCTTGGAAAA
Protein-coding regions in this window:
- a CDS encoding TetR/AcrR family transcriptional regulator — translated: MELTERQKDIIMAGIAIIANQGYEKLTTKNLATKIGVTEAALYRHFKSKRDLVTTLLGYFEELSNKVLQEIREKDYSPLESIRHFVEDRYILFSEHPNLAKVMFSEELFKNDPTFKGQYQCIMHKHKQVMENYIIQAQQEGKIRSDLSPTQLFRIIVGSMRFTVTQWNLSDGAFDLKKEGSELIETIIKLIETKQ
- the hydE gene encoding [FeFe] hydrogenase H-cluster radical SAM maturase HydE; translation: MRPDKNKLIELLSTEGEENLQTLYNQAYKVKKKYVGTTVYLRGLIELSNICSKNCYYCGIRSGNKELKRYQISYEEAIAEAKLCQQMHYGSIVIQAGERNDKPWIDFITKLIIGIKELSEGKLGITLSLGEQKLEVYQQWFEAGAHRYLLRIETSNEELYKSLHPAAQSFEKRLKCLHLIKECGYQVGTGVMIGLPGQTIEDLANDILFFYDEDIDMLGMGPYIPHHNTPLKHLVDSFNPAEALKMGLKMIAACRIALKDINIASTTALQALHPEGRELGLKAGANVLMPNITDTKYRKGYQLYEGKPGLNETAIQYQKELEQRISALGETIGYDEWGDSKHFYSREVQRTMKNEK
- a CDS encoding YbaB/EbfC family nucleoid-associated protein yields the protein MLPGGKNMQQLMKQAQKMQAEIMKQQEELANTVFSASSGGGMVTVEMNGQFEVVSLKIDPQVVDPEDVEMLEDLITAAVQEVLNKVNEASSSVMSKVTGGINIPGLG
- the recR gene encoding recombination mediator RecR, which produces MLFSENLEKLIQSFNRFPGIGRKTAQRLAWYLVAQDKNFALNLAETIKTTVESFKTCSQCNMLSESDPCPFCISPDRSDSYLCVVENSSDIQILEGMNEFKGRYFVLGHLLSPLDGYGPEQINTAMLLERIENLHPSEVILALKPSAEGEATIHYLWELLKDKGISITRLSTGIPFGGDLEYSNLNTLANAWKRRYTVQ
- a CDS encoding riboflavin synthase, which codes for MPGNADIPFSNMFTGIIEATEKIITLQPISGKKLITISRPAIFDDLKIGCSIACDGICLTVVQFDDKAFTVEIMNETLQKSTAKNWTSGKILNLERALKLNSRVDGHFVQGHIDRELRLISHLKREGTDYLHLEFPRQESNLIVPQGAIALNGVSLTIAEIRSNYFSVALIGHTLTHTNLGTIKTGEKVNVEYDILGKYVLSQIPKG